A region of Pempheris klunzingeri isolate RE-2024b chromosome 15, fPemKlu1.hap1, whole genome shotgun sequence DNA encodes the following proteins:
- the LOC139214881 gene encoding tubulin beta-2A chain isoform X5: MLFWEVISDEHGIDPTGSYQGDSDLQLERINVYYNEASGSKFVPRAILVDLEPGTMDSVRSGPFGQLFRPDNFVFGQSGAGNNWAKGHYTEGAELVDSVLDVVRKESENCDCLQGFQLTHSLGGGTGSGMGTLLISKIREEYPDRIMNTFSVMPSPKVSDTVVEPYNATLSVHQLVENTDETFSIDNEALYDICFRTLKLTTPTYGDLNHLVSATMSGVTTCLRFPGQLNADLRKLAVNMVPFPRLHFFMPGFAPLTSRGSQQYRALSVPELTQQMFDAKNMMAACDPRHGRYLTVAAIFRGRMSMKEVDEQMLSVQNKNSSYFVEWIPNNVKTAVCDIPPRGLKMSATFIGNSTAIQELFRRISEQFTAMFRRKAFLHWYTGEGMDEMEFTEAESNMNDLVSEYQQYQDATADEMGEYEEDEIEDEDDVRHDVRH; this comes from the exons ATGTTG TTCTGGGAGGTGATAAGTGACGAGCATGGCATCGATCCCACCGGTAGTTATCAAGGTGACAGTGACCTGCAGCTGGAAAGGATAAATGTCTACTACAATGAGGCATcag GCAGCAAATTTGTCCCACGTGCCATCCTGGTCGACCTGGAGCCAGGAACCATGGATTCAGTACGCTCCGGCCCGTTTGGACAGCTCTTCAGGCCTGACAACTTTGTCTTTG GTCAAAGTGGAGCAGGAAATAACTGGGCCAAGGGTCACTACACCGAGGGAGCAGAGCTGGTGGACTCTGTACTGGACGTAGTGAGGAAGGAGTCAGAGAACTGCGACTGCCTCCAGGGTTTCCAGCTCACCCATTCCCTGGGTGGAGGCACAGGTTCGGGAATGGGTACACTGCTCATCAGCAAGATCCGCGAGGAGTACCCCGACCGTATCATGAACACCTTCAGCGTCATGCCTTCCCCGAAGGTGTCTGACACCGTAGTGGAGCCCTACAACGccactctctctgtccaccAGCTAGTGGAAAACACAGATGAGACCTTCAGCATCGACAATGAGGCCCTGTATGATATTTGCTTCCGCACCCTGAAGCTGACCACACCTACGTACGGAGACCTCAACCACCTGGTATCAGCCACCATGAGTGGGGTGACCACCTGTCTCCGCTTCCCTGGCCAACTAAACGCTGACCTACGGAAGCTGGCTGTCAACATGGTGCCCTTCCCCCGCTTGCATTTCTTCATGCCGGGCTTTGCACCCCTCACAAGCAGGGGCAGTCAGCAGTATCGCGCACTCTCTGTGCCCGAGCTcacacagcaaatgtttgaTGCCAAGAACATGATGGCAGCCTGTGACCCTCGTCACGGACGCTATCTCACTGTAGCAGCCATCTTCCGTGGCCGTATGTCAATGAAGGAAGTGGATGAGCAGATGTTGAGTGTGCAGAACAAGAACAGCAGCTACTTTGTTGAGTGGATTCCCAACAATGTCAAGACCGCTGTTTGCGACATCCCTCCCCGTGGCCTCAAGATGTCCGCTACCTTCATTGGTAACAGCACAGCCATCCAGGAGCTGTTCAGGAGGATCTCTGAGCAGTTCACTGCCATGTTCCGCCGCAAGGCCTTCCTCCATTGGTATACTGGGGAGGGAATGGATGAGATGGAGTTCACTGAGGCTGAGAGCAACATGAATGACCTGGTGTCAGAGTATCAGCAGTACCAGGATGCTACCGCTGATGAGATGGGCGAATATGAAGAGGATGAAATAGAGGATGAGGACGACGTCCGCCATGATGTTCGCCACTGA
- the LOC139214881 gene encoding tubulin beta-2A chain isoform X2, producing MREIVHIQAGQCGNQIGAKFWEVISDEHGIDPTGSYQGDSDLQLERINVYYNEASGSTGSKFVPRAILVDLEPGTMDSVRSGPFGQLFRPDNFVFGQSGAGNNWAKGHYTEGAELVDSVLDVVRKESENCDCLQGFQLTHSLGGGTGSGMGTLLISKIREEYPDRIMNTFSVMPSPKVSDTVVEPYNATLSVHQLVENTDETFSIDNEALYDICFRTLKLTTPTYGDLNHLVSATMSGVTTCLRFPGQLNADLRKLAVNMVPFPRLHFFMPGFAPLTSRGSQQYRALSVPELTQQMFDAKNMMAACDPRHGRYLTVAAIFRGRMSMKEVDEQMLSVQNKNSSYFVEWIPNNVKTAVCDIPPRGLKMSATFIGNSTAIQELFRRISEQFTAMFRRKAFLHWYTGEGMDEMEFTEAESNMNDLVSEYQQYQDATADEMGEYEEDEIEDEDDVRHDVRH from the exons ATGAGGGAAATCGTGCACATCCAGGCTGGACAGTGTGGAAATCAGATTGGGGCGAAG TTCTGGGAGGTGATAAGTGACGAGCATGGCATCGATCCCACCGGTAGTTATCAAGGTGACAGTGACCTGCAGCTGGAAAGGATAAATGTCTACTACAATGAGGCATcag GGAGTACAG GCAGCAAATTTGTCCCACGTGCCATCCTGGTCGACCTGGAGCCAGGAACCATGGATTCAGTACGCTCCGGCCCGTTTGGACAGCTCTTCAGGCCTGACAACTTTGTCTTTG GTCAAAGTGGAGCAGGAAATAACTGGGCCAAGGGTCACTACACCGAGGGAGCAGAGCTGGTGGACTCTGTACTGGACGTAGTGAGGAAGGAGTCAGAGAACTGCGACTGCCTCCAGGGTTTCCAGCTCACCCATTCCCTGGGTGGAGGCACAGGTTCGGGAATGGGTACACTGCTCATCAGCAAGATCCGCGAGGAGTACCCCGACCGTATCATGAACACCTTCAGCGTCATGCCTTCCCCGAAGGTGTCTGACACCGTAGTGGAGCCCTACAACGccactctctctgtccaccAGCTAGTGGAAAACACAGATGAGACCTTCAGCATCGACAATGAGGCCCTGTATGATATTTGCTTCCGCACCCTGAAGCTGACCACACCTACGTACGGAGACCTCAACCACCTGGTATCAGCCACCATGAGTGGGGTGACCACCTGTCTCCGCTTCCCTGGCCAACTAAACGCTGACCTACGGAAGCTGGCTGTCAACATGGTGCCCTTCCCCCGCTTGCATTTCTTCATGCCGGGCTTTGCACCCCTCACAAGCAGGGGCAGTCAGCAGTATCGCGCACTCTCTGTGCCCGAGCTcacacagcaaatgtttgaTGCCAAGAACATGATGGCAGCCTGTGACCCTCGTCACGGACGCTATCTCACTGTAGCAGCCATCTTCCGTGGCCGTATGTCAATGAAGGAAGTGGATGAGCAGATGTTGAGTGTGCAGAACAAGAACAGCAGCTACTTTGTTGAGTGGATTCCCAACAATGTCAAGACCGCTGTTTGCGACATCCCTCCCCGTGGCCTCAAGATGTCCGCTACCTTCATTGGTAACAGCACAGCCATCCAGGAGCTGTTCAGGAGGATCTCTGAGCAGTTCACTGCCATGTTCCGCCGCAAGGCCTTCCTCCATTGGTATACTGGGGAGGGAATGGATGAGATGGAGTTCACTGAGGCTGAGAGCAACATGAATGACCTGGTGTCAGAGTATCAGCAGTACCAGGATGCTACCGCTGATGAGATGGGCGAATATGAAGAGGATGAAATAGAGGATGAGGACGACGTCCGCCATGATGTTCGCCACTGA
- the LOC139214881 gene encoding tubulin beta-2A chain isoform X1, with the protein MREIVHIQAGQCGNQIGAKFWEVISDEHGIDPTGSYQGDSDLQLERINVYYNEASGSKFVPRAILVDLEPGTMDSVRSGPFGQLFRPDNFVFGQSGAGNNWAKGHYTEGAELVDSVLDVVRKESENCDCLQGFQLTHSLGGGTGSGMGTLLISKIREEYPDRIMNTFSVMPSPKVSDTVVEPYNATLSVHQLVENTDETFSIDNEALYDICFRTLKLTTPTYGDLNHLVSATMSGVTTCLRFPGQLNADLRKLAVNMVPFPRLHFFMPGFAPLTSRGSQQYRALSVPELTQQMFDAKNMMAACDPRHGRYLTVAAIFRGRMSMKEVDEQMLSVQNKNSSYFVEWIPNNVKTAVCDIPPRGLKMSATFIGNSTAIQELFRRISEQFTAMFRRKAFLHWYTGEGMDEMEFTEAESNMNDLVSEYQQYQDATADEMGEYEEDEIEDEDDVRHDVRH; encoded by the exons ATGAGGGAAATCGTGCACATCCAGGCTGGACAGTGTGGAAATCAGATTGGGGCGAAG TTCTGGGAGGTGATAAGTGACGAGCATGGCATCGATCCCACCGGTAGTTATCAAGGTGACAGTGACCTGCAGCTGGAAAGGATAAATGTCTACTACAATGAGGCATcag GCAGCAAATTTGTCCCACGTGCCATCCTGGTCGACCTGGAGCCAGGAACCATGGATTCAGTACGCTCCGGCCCGTTTGGACAGCTCTTCAGGCCTGACAACTTTGTCTTTG GTCAAAGTGGAGCAGGAAATAACTGGGCCAAGGGTCACTACACCGAGGGAGCAGAGCTGGTGGACTCTGTACTGGACGTAGTGAGGAAGGAGTCAGAGAACTGCGACTGCCTCCAGGGTTTCCAGCTCACCCATTCCCTGGGTGGAGGCACAGGTTCGGGAATGGGTACACTGCTCATCAGCAAGATCCGCGAGGAGTACCCCGACCGTATCATGAACACCTTCAGCGTCATGCCTTCCCCGAAGGTGTCTGACACCGTAGTGGAGCCCTACAACGccactctctctgtccaccAGCTAGTGGAAAACACAGATGAGACCTTCAGCATCGACAATGAGGCCCTGTATGATATTTGCTTCCGCACCCTGAAGCTGACCACACCTACGTACGGAGACCTCAACCACCTGGTATCAGCCACCATGAGTGGGGTGACCACCTGTCTCCGCTTCCCTGGCCAACTAAACGCTGACCTACGGAAGCTGGCTGTCAACATGGTGCCCTTCCCCCGCTTGCATTTCTTCATGCCGGGCTTTGCACCCCTCACAAGCAGGGGCAGTCAGCAGTATCGCGCACTCTCTGTGCCCGAGCTcacacagcaaatgtttgaTGCCAAGAACATGATGGCAGCCTGTGACCCTCGTCACGGACGCTATCTCACTGTAGCAGCCATCTTCCGTGGCCGTATGTCAATGAAGGAAGTGGATGAGCAGATGTTGAGTGTGCAGAACAAGAACAGCAGCTACTTTGTTGAGTGGATTCCCAACAATGTCAAGACCGCTGTTTGCGACATCCCTCCCCGTGGCCTCAAGATGTCCGCTACCTTCATTGGTAACAGCACAGCCATCCAGGAGCTGTTCAGGAGGATCTCTGAGCAGTTCACTGCCATGTTCCGCCGCAAGGCCTTCCTCCATTGGTATACTGGGGAGGGAATGGATGAGATGGAGTTCACTGAGGCTGAGAGCAACATGAATGACCTGGTGTCAGAGTATCAGCAGTACCAGGATGCTACCGCTGATGAGATGGGCGAATATGAAGAGGATGAAATAGAGGATGAGGACGACGTCCGCCATGATGTTCGCCACTGA
- the LOC139214881 gene encoding tubulin beta-2A chain isoform X3, translated as MREIVHIQAGQCGNQIGAKFWEVISDEHGIDPTGSYQGDSDLQLERINVYYNEASGGSKFVPRAILVDLEPGTMDSVRSGPFGQLFRPDNFVFGQSGAGNNWAKGHYTEGAELVDSVLDVVRKESENCDCLQGFQLTHSLGGGTGSGMGTLLISKIREEYPDRIMNTFSVMPSPKVSDTVVEPYNATLSVHQLVENTDETFSIDNEALYDICFRTLKLTTPTYGDLNHLVSATMSGVTTCLRFPGQLNADLRKLAVNMVPFPRLHFFMPGFAPLTSRGSQQYRALSVPELTQQMFDAKNMMAACDPRHGRYLTVAAIFRGRMSMKEVDEQMLSVQNKNSSYFVEWIPNNVKTAVCDIPPRGLKMSATFIGNSTAIQELFRRISEQFTAMFRRKAFLHWYTGEGMDEMEFTEAESNMNDLVSEYQQYQDATADEMGEYEEDEIEDEDDVRHDVRH; from the exons ATGAGGGAAATCGTGCACATCCAGGCTGGACAGTGTGGAAATCAGATTGGGGCGAAG TTCTGGGAGGTGATAAGTGACGAGCATGGCATCGATCCCACCGGTAGTTATCAAGGTGACAGTGACCTGCAGCTGGAAAGGATAAATGTCTACTACAATGAGGCATcag GAG GCAGCAAATTTGTCCCACGTGCCATCCTGGTCGACCTGGAGCCAGGAACCATGGATTCAGTACGCTCCGGCCCGTTTGGACAGCTCTTCAGGCCTGACAACTTTGTCTTTG GTCAAAGTGGAGCAGGAAATAACTGGGCCAAGGGTCACTACACCGAGGGAGCAGAGCTGGTGGACTCTGTACTGGACGTAGTGAGGAAGGAGTCAGAGAACTGCGACTGCCTCCAGGGTTTCCAGCTCACCCATTCCCTGGGTGGAGGCACAGGTTCGGGAATGGGTACACTGCTCATCAGCAAGATCCGCGAGGAGTACCCCGACCGTATCATGAACACCTTCAGCGTCATGCCTTCCCCGAAGGTGTCTGACACCGTAGTGGAGCCCTACAACGccactctctctgtccaccAGCTAGTGGAAAACACAGATGAGACCTTCAGCATCGACAATGAGGCCCTGTATGATATTTGCTTCCGCACCCTGAAGCTGACCACACCTACGTACGGAGACCTCAACCACCTGGTATCAGCCACCATGAGTGGGGTGACCACCTGTCTCCGCTTCCCTGGCCAACTAAACGCTGACCTACGGAAGCTGGCTGTCAACATGGTGCCCTTCCCCCGCTTGCATTTCTTCATGCCGGGCTTTGCACCCCTCACAAGCAGGGGCAGTCAGCAGTATCGCGCACTCTCTGTGCCCGAGCTcacacagcaaatgtttgaTGCCAAGAACATGATGGCAGCCTGTGACCCTCGTCACGGACGCTATCTCACTGTAGCAGCCATCTTCCGTGGCCGTATGTCAATGAAGGAAGTGGATGAGCAGATGTTGAGTGTGCAGAACAAGAACAGCAGCTACTTTGTTGAGTGGATTCCCAACAATGTCAAGACCGCTGTTTGCGACATCCCTCCCCGTGGCCTCAAGATGTCCGCTACCTTCATTGGTAACAGCACAGCCATCCAGGAGCTGTTCAGGAGGATCTCTGAGCAGTTCACTGCCATGTTCCGCCGCAAGGCCTTCCTCCATTGGTATACTGGGGAGGGAATGGATGAGATGGAGTTCACTGAGGCTGAGAGCAACATGAATGACCTGGTGTCAGAGTATCAGCAGTACCAGGATGCTACCGCTGATGAGATGGGCGAATATGAAGAGGATGAAATAGAGGATGAGGACGACGTCCGCCATGATGTTCGCCACTGA
- the LOC139214881 gene encoding tubulin beta-2A chain isoform X4 has translation MREIVHIQAGQCSKFVPRAILVDLEPGTMDSVRSGPFGQLFRPDNFVFGQSGAGNNWAKGHYTEGAELVDSVLDVVRKESENCDCLQGFQLTHSLGGGTGSGMGTLLISKIREEYPDRIMNTFSVMPSPKVSDTVVEPYNATLSVHQLVENTDETFSIDNEALYDICFRTLKLTTPTYGDLNHLVSATMSGVTTCLRFPGQLNADLRKLAVNMVPFPRLHFFMPGFAPLTSRGSQQYRALSVPELTQQMFDAKNMMAACDPRHGRYLTVAAIFRGRMSMKEVDEQMLSVQNKNSSYFVEWIPNNVKTAVCDIPPRGLKMSATFIGNSTAIQELFRRISEQFTAMFRRKAFLHWYTGEGMDEMEFTEAESNMNDLVSEYQQYQDATADEMGEYEEDEIEDEDDVRHDVRH, from the exons ATGAGGGAAATCGTGCACATCCAGGCTGGACAGT GCAGCAAATTTGTCCCACGTGCCATCCTGGTCGACCTGGAGCCAGGAACCATGGATTCAGTACGCTCCGGCCCGTTTGGACAGCTCTTCAGGCCTGACAACTTTGTCTTTG GTCAAAGTGGAGCAGGAAATAACTGGGCCAAGGGTCACTACACCGAGGGAGCAGAGCTGGTGGACTCTGTACTGGACGTAGTGAGGAAGGAGTCAGAGAACTGCGACTGCCTCCAGGGTTTCCAGCTCACCCATTCCCTGGGTGGAGGCACAGGTTCGGGAATGGGTACACTGCTCATCAGCAAGATCCGCGAGGAGTACCCCGACCGTATCATGAACACCTTCAGCGTCATGCCTTCCCCGAAGGTGTCTGACACCGTAGTGGAGCCCTACAACGccactctctctgtccaccAGCTAGTGGAAAACACAGATGAGACCTTCAGCATCGACAATGAGGCCCTGTATGATATTTGCTTCCGCACCCTGAAGCTGACCACACCTACGTACGGAGACCTCAACCACCTGGTATCAGCCACCATGAGTGGGGTGACCACCTGTCTCCGCTTCCCTGGCCAACTAAACGCTGACCTACGGAAGCTGGCTGTCAACATGGTGCCCTTCCCCCGCTTGCATTTCTTCATGCCGGGCTTTGCACCCCTCACAAGCAGGGGCAGTCAGCAGTATCGCGCACTCTCTGTGCCCGAGCTcacacagcaaatgtttgaTGCCAAGAACATGATGGCAGCCTGTGACCCTCGTCACGGACGCTATCTCACTGTAGCAGCCATCTTCCGTGGCCGTATGTCAATGAAGGAAGTGGATGAGCAGATGTTGAGTGTGCAGAACAAGAACAGCAGCTACTTTGTTGAGTGGATTCCCAACAATGTCAAGACCGCTGTTTGCGACATCCCTCCCCGTGGCCTCAAGATGTCCGCTACCTTCATTGGTAACAGCACAGCCATCCAGGAGCTGTTCAGGAGGATCTCTGAGCAGTTCACTGCCATGTTCCGCCGCAAGGCCTTCCTCCATTGGTATACTGGGGAGGGAATGGATGAGATGGAGTTCACTGAGGCTGAGAGCAACATGAATGACCTGGTGTCAGAGTATCAGCAGTACCAGGATGCTACCGCTGATGAGATGGGCGAATATGAAGAGGATGAAATAGAGGATGAGGACGACGTCCGCCATGATGTTCGCCACTGA